The proteins below are encoded in one region of Candidatus Neomarinimicrobiota bacterium:
- a CDS encoding glycosyl hydrolase family 18 protein gives MRNAIFNIILASYLCLPLEAGSQGMETVFYYVDREECLRSFRENIEHITIVAPQVYSMDADGVIWGSVDSRMMALAKAHGVQVMPLVMNPGFNQQMLHNALQNPVARRRAVNTMGALCQTHGFMGIQFDFENIHIDDRKAFTQFFRETAEVLHKKGFQISAAVVPRTGNFAGRIKYSKWIFKYWRSGYDLRALGKISDFISIMTYDQHTRLTTPGSVAGMPWLEENLKFVLSRVPARKVSIGFPLYSRHWFPDVAEDRAATGSRGVSYERATAILEQNGATPLWLEDQGVHMAMFPNQGGQFEYLFLEDERSFQAKLKIIGKYGLRGFSAWRLGHENPEVWKLLEQHR, from the coding sequence ATGAGAAACGCCATCTTCAACATTATTCTGGCATCATACCTGTGTTTGCCCTTAGAAGCCGGTTCTCAAGGCATGGAAACTGTTTTTTATTACGTAGATCGCGAAGAATGTTTACGCAGCTTCCGGGAGAATATCGAGCATATTACTATCGTCGCACCCCAAGTCTATTCCATGGATGCCGATGGTGTGATATGGGGGTCGGTAGACAGCCGGATGATGGCTCTGGCTAAGGCCCATGGCGTGCAGGTCATGCCCCTAGTGATGAACCCCGGCTTTAATCAGCAGATGCTTCATAATGCTCTGCAGAACCCGGTTGCTCGTCGACGGGCAGTAAACACCATGGGGGCGTTGTGTCAAACGCACGGGTTTATGGGCATCCAGTTCGATTTCGAGAACATCCATATAGATGATCGTAAGGCCTTTACTCAGTTTTTCCGTGAAACTGCGGAGGTTCTCCATAAGAAAGGATTCCAGATAAGTGCCGCGGTCGTACCCCGCACGGGTAATTTCGCTGGCCGTATAAAGTATTCCAAATGGATATTCAAATACTGGCGCTCCGGGTATGATCTCAGGGCACTCGGCAAAATCAGCGACTTCATCTCGATTATGACATATGACCAGCATACCCGCCTCACTACCCCTGGGTCGGTGGCGGGTATGCCGTGGCTGGAAGAGAATCTGAAATTTGTGCTTTCCCGGGTCCCCGCCCGGAAAGTATCTATTGGCTTTCCTCTTTATTCCCGCCACTGGTTCCCGGATGTTGCCGAGGACCGCGCGGCCACTGGTTCCCGGGGGGTTTCATATGAAAGGGCTACGGCTATACTGGAACAGAACGGAGCGACTCCTCTCTGGCTGGAAGACCAGGGCGTCCACATGGCCATGTTCCCGAACCAGGGCGGCCAGTTTGAGTACCTGTTCCTGGAGGATGAGCGTAGTTTTCAGGCTAAGTTGAAAATCATCGGAAAATACGGTTTGAGAGGTTTCTCCGCCTGGAGACTGGGGCACGAGAACCCCGAGGTCTGGAAATTGCTCGAACAACACCGATAG
- a CDS encoding SusC/RagA family TonB-linked outer membrane protein, whose translation MHQLLTKHTKNRNGKFAHFILISTFLCSMVVQTHAQTSYTISGTVINNIGAPMGGVQVFIKGSTVGDITDLEGNYTITANRKEGDIELQFSFIGYTTIVRSITLGSVTEIPEDVSMDLDVLRLSEVVITGASGLQEKKQLGNTISTISEASISGAGSLDITGSLSGKLAGVQVTQNSGDPAAGISVRLRSASTVNGSSDPLYIIDGVIVNNSSTNVLGVTSVVQNRLSDISPRDIERIEVIKGGAAAAIYGSRASNGVVQIFTKRGRFGKPTVTFSTSVNSNSLRKKIAFNQVGKDWTAGAGDLTDITTTPVTRYDYQDMVFQNSIGTDNYLSVSGGQGNTTYLASLSWLKNNGIMKNTDYDRSGARLRVNQIINDRASFSIGTYVSSSHSNEKPNGGYGYGVLQTILFTDNSINPTPDADGNYPTMTFYPNILEYLDTFDFQQQNKRAISDIQFTLAPIDGMRVNYVFGYDDARSRGTRYAPIGTTTAVTGTARSSIVNRTQMNSDLNVTYETQFLDAISSVTAAGYSYQYDESSVGTISASALALGVKTTAGAGTISTTDFSSERAIWGGYIQQTIGLKDKLFVTGAARIDGSSVFGKDERSQFYPKASLSYIISDEDFWTVSAINNLKIRAAWGQAGNLTAIGPFDRLTNYSAVSIHGKSGLISPSQIGNADLRPERQTETEFGIDLAMFNNRLGLEFTSYIQEIEDLLVERTLAPSTGAGSRIENIANMTNKGIEIQLTGSPVITKDFNWTTTFTFSSNINEVSGIEGEMIGIGNFGFSKAMNGQPLGVFRQSYFARNPDGSLLLDANGIPQRERGSVDANGNNVPERDADGQPTGAILQKVIGDPNADYIASWINELKYGNLTFRAQFDAVQGFDVLSWDSRMFFRFGGGEQTGKELNGEEVKGTGRAKFGIAESYIEDGSFTKLRELSVSYLWANPINGLSGLRFTVAGRNLISFDNYSKWDPEVNMDAQSNGSRGGIMGLIPIPRTLKIGITATF comes from the coding sequence ATGCATCAACTTCTTACAAAACATACCAAGAATCGAAACGGAAAATTTGCCCATTTTATCTTGATTAGTACCTTCCTTTGCAGTATGGTTGTACAGACACATGCACAAACCAGCTATACGATTTCAGGGACGGTAATTAATAACATCGGGGCCCCCATGGGGGGAGTGCAGGTCTTTATTAAGGGATCGACTGTTGGGGACATCACAGATCTTGAAGGCAACTATACAATTACAGCAAATCGTAAGGAAGGGGATATTGAATTACAGTTTTCGTTTATTGGGTACACTACAATTGTAAGATCCATCACACTTGGGAGTGTCACTGAAATTCCCGAAGATGTTTCAATGGATCTAGATGTCCTGAGACTTAGTGAAGTGGTAATTACAGGTGCATCTGGATTGCAGGAAAAGAAGCAATTGGGTAATACCATTTCAACAATTTCAGAGGCCAGTATTTCAGGGGCTGGTTCTTTGGATATTACAGGTTCCCTGTCCGGGAAACTTGCCGGAGTGCAAGTAACTCAGAATTCAGGAGATCCGGCCGCTGGAATTAGCGTGAGGTTAAGGAGTGCCAGCACCGTAAACGGGAGTTCGGATCCCCTCTATATCATTGATGGGGTAATTGTGAATAATAGTTCCACGAATGTTCTGGGAGTGACAAGTGTGGTGCAGAACCGACTGTCTGACATCAGTCCCCGGGACATAGAAAGGATAGAGGTAATTAAGGGGGGTGCTGCTGCTGCTATCTATGGTTCAAGAGCAAGCAATGGGGTTGTCCAGATTTTCACAAAAAGAGGCAGGTTTGGCAAACCAACGGTCACCTTCAGTACCAGTGTCAATTCTAACTCACTGCGGAAAAAGATAGCCTTCAATCAGGTCGGCAAAGATTGGACAGCCGGTGCCGGTGATCTCACGGATATTACTACCACTCCTGTAACTCGATATGACTACCAAGATATGGTATTCCAAAACAGCATAGGTACAGATAACTATCTATCTGTATCTGGTGGCCAGGGGAATACGACATACTTGGCTTCATTGTCTTGGCTCAAAAACAATGGGATTATGAAAAATACGGACTATGACCGGTCGGGAGCTCGGTTGCGAGTCAACCAAATAATCAACGACAGGGCTTCGTTTTCAATTGGAACCTATGTTTCCTCGAGCCATAGCAATGAAAAACCCAATGGTGGTTATGGGTACGGCGTTTTACAGACCATTCTGTTTACAGACAACAGCATAAATCCGACACCTGACGCTGATGGAAATTACCCGACAATGACATTTTATCCGAATATCCTTGAGTACTTGGACACTTTTGATTTTCAACAACAGAATAAGAGAGCGATCTCTGATATTCAATTTACCTTGGCCCCCATTGACGGAATGCGCGTAAACTATGTGTTTGGCTATGACGATGCGCGTTCAAGGGGTACAAGGTATGCTCCCATTGGGACTACCACAGCTGTTACAGGAACAGCCAGGTCATCAATCGTCAATAGAACGCAAATGAACAGTGATCTTAATGTTACTTATGAGACCCAATTCTTAGACGCCATTTCATCGGTTACTGCCGCAGGGTATTCATATCAATATGATGAATCAAGCGTGGGCACAATTTCGGCCAGCGCGCTTGCTCTTGGAGTTAAGACCACCGCAGGTGCAGGAACTATTTCAACCACAGATTTTAGTAGCGAGAGGGCCATTTGGGGAGGATATATTCAGCAGACAATTGGGTTAAAAGACAAACTTTTCGTTACCGGAGCTGCCAGAATTGATGGTTCTTCGGTATTCGGGAAGGATGAGAGAAGTCAGTTCTACCCTAAAGCCAGTTTGTCTTACATTATTTCAGATGAAGACTTCTGGACTGTGAGCGCAATTAATAATCTCAAAATTCGGGCTGCTTGGGGACAAGCAGGTAATCTAACCGCCATCGGACCATTTGACAGGTTGACTAATTACAGTGCAGTCAGTATACATGGTAAGTCGGGGTTAATTTCTCCTTCGCAAATAGGTAATGCTGATTTGAGACCTGAACGACAGACAGAAACAGAATTCGGGATTGATTTGGCCATGTTTAATAACAGGCTGGGGTTAGAATTTACCAGTTACATCCAAGAGATTGAAGATCTGTTAGTAGAGCGAACACTGGCTCCATCTACCGGTGCAGGAAGTCGAATTGAAAATATTGCAAACATGACCAACAAAGGGATTGAAATACAACTGACTGGTAGTCCAGTAATAACCAAAGATTTCAATTGGACTACCACTTTCACATTCTCTTCCAATATCAATGAGGTGAGTGGAATTGAGGGGGAAATGATCGGAATCGGCAATTTCGGGTTCTCGAAGGCGATGAATGGACAACCATTAGGCGTGTTTCGTCAAAGCTATTTTGCACGGAATCCTGATGGTAGTTTACTCTTAGATGCTAACGGAATACCTCAGCGTGAAAGAGGTTCGGTGGATGCGAATGGCAATAACGTTCCTGAAAGGGATGCCGATGGTCAGCCGACGGGGGCTATTCTTCAAAAAGTTATTGGAGATCCGAATGCCGATTATATAGCTTCCTGGATAAATGAACTGAAATATGGAAACCTCACTTTCCGAGCCCAATTTGATGCTGTTCAGGGATTTGATGTGTTGAGTTGGGACTCGCGAATGTTCTTTAGATTTGGTGGGGGTGAACAGACTGGCAAGGAATTAAACGGAGAAGAAGTAAAGGGTACTGGGCGGGCAAAATTCGGTATAGCTGAATCCTATATTGAAGATGGTTCATTTACAAAACTTCGAGAGCTGTCAGTTTCGTACCTGTGGGCTAATCCGATTAACGGATTGAGCGGTTTGAGATTTACCGTCGCCGGTAGAAACCTCATTTCATTTGATAACTACTCGAAGTGGGATCCCGAAGTAAACATGGATGCCCAGAGCAATGGATCAAGGGGTGGAATAATGGGATTAATCCCTATTCCGAGAACTTTGAAAATTGGAATTACTGCTACGTTTTGA
- a CDS encoding RagB/SusD family nutrient uptake outer membrane protein, with protein sequence MKYRAKQGFVAIFALFMLVVTSCEDDFSNPNNPTEEVILNSKEGLYAFSIGINQYFTTTVLRQVIEAPGITTRELGVTNTYLNINELARGSTELPPESGGITNPWVTLLRVKGMAEALIAGVGSVELASGTYSGLLAYGNLYKAMCLGYLVSMWEQTVIMNSPEGDAAFSGRATVLAEAISLLTEARDAINATPLSDDFKSNVLGDDFNLLKSINAFLSRYSLMAGDYNDAITHANAVLNDASTPVSSMFNFDANNVNPIWFRINPAGPDLKPQTSFGLLDPYAPEEGDGRLEFYLGEDAGNALADAGGQPLSQGLGFWATQTSPIPVYLHGEMLLNKAEAYARLNQLSDAAINLNLVREKIDDPLGVNAALLAWTGDVNSQTDILEEIYKNRAIELFLTGMRFEDSRRFHPNLDPTDDNLTNERNRNFYPYPSIERDNNSNTPEDPPI encoded by the coding sequence ATGAAGTATAGAGCAAAACAGGGATTTGTTGCAATCTTTGCCCTTTTCATGCTGGTGGTAACATCGTGCGAAGATGATTTTTCTAATCCGAATAATCCTACTGAGGAAGTCATACTTAACTCTAAAGAAGGACTGTATGCATTCAGCATTGGTATAAACCAGTATTTTACCACTACAGTATTGCGTCAAGTTATAGAGGCTCCCGGCATCACTACTCGGGAATTAGGAGTGACTAATACCTATCTCAACATAAACGAGCTCGCTAGGGGAAGCACTGAACTGCCACCTGAAAGTGGAGGTATAACCAACCCTTGGGTAACTCTTCTTAGAGTCAAGGGTATGGCTGAAGCGCTGATTGCTGGCGTGGGATCTGTTGAGTTAGCATCTGGTACGTATAGCGGACTTCTCGCTTATGGCAATCTTTACAAGGCGATGTGCCTAGGATACCTTGTCTCCATGTGGGAACAGACGGTCATAATGAATTCTCCGGAAGGCGATGCGGCCTTCAGTGGTAGGGCCACCGTTTTGGCCGAGGCAATCAGTTTGCTAACAGAAGCCAGAGATGCAATCAATGCTACTCCGTTATCAGATGATTTTAAAAGTAACGTGTTGGGAGATGACTTTAACTTGCTGAAGTCTATTAATGCGTTTCTGTCGCGGTACAGTCTTATGGCTGGGGACTATAACGACGCAATTACTCATGCGAATGCAGTATTAAATGATGCAAGTACCCCCGTAAGTTCAATGTTCAACTTCGATGCAAACAATGTCAACCCCATATGGTTTCGAATAAATCCTGCGGGGCCGGACCTGAAGCCGCAAACGAGTTTTGGATTGCTGGATCCTTATGCTCCTGAAGAGGGGGATGGCAGGCTTGAATTTTATTTGGGAGAAGATGCCGGGAATGCGCTTGCTGACGCCGGAGGGCAGCCCTTAAGTCAAGGACTTGGATTCTGGGCCACCCAGACTTCCCCGATTCCAGTTTACCTCCATGGTGAAATGTTGCTTAACAAGGCAGAAGCCTATGCGAGGCTTAATCAGCTCTCGGATGCGGCCATCAATTTGAACTTAGTTAGAGAAAAGATTGATGACCCCCTAGGGGTCAATGCAGCACTGCTAGCCTGGACTGGGGATGTAAACAGTCAGACAGATATCCTCGAAGAAATTTATAAGAATCGGGCCATTGAACTATTTCTCACTGGGATGCGATTTGAAGACAGCAGGAGGTTTCATCCCAACCTGGATCCGACGGATGATAACCTGACAAACGAGCGCAACAGGAATTTTTATCCATATCCCTCTATTGAACGAGATAACAATTCAAACACGCCGGAAGATCCGCCTATTTAA
- a CDS encoding thiolase family protein, translated as MREVVIIDAVRSPIGRVGGGLSTVRPDDLLAAVLKGLVERCGIDPALIEDVYAGCCNQSGEDNRDVARMSVLLAGFPVEVGGVTVNRNCSSGLEAVNQAAKSIIVGEGDVFVGAGVESMSRAPWSMPKPERWPAIGQPKIYDTTIGWRYPNPKLDAMYPIISMGETAENIAEEMNITREEQDAFALESQRRAVAAINDGRFEDEIIPISVPQRKSDPVLVDRDEHPRYQSENGRFVLDTSLEKLAKLKPVFRKDGTVTAGNSSGINDGAAAVLLMSGEKAKELGLKPMARWLGSAVAGVDPGVMGYGPVPATDKVLGRLGLTVDDMGLIELNEAFAAQAVGVMRRAEFGEEITNVNGGAVALGHPIGCSGGRILTTLLHEMVRRGSGEEKPYYGLATLCVGVGQGVSTVVEWIGE; from the coding sequence GTGAGAGAAGTAGTAATCATTGATGCGGTAAGGAGTCCTATCGGTCGTGTTGGAGGGGGTCTTTCCACCGTTAGGCCCGATGATCTCTTAGCTGCCGTGTTGAAGGGTCTGGTGGAACGTTGTGGCATCGACCCGGCGCTCATTGAAGATGTCTACGCCGGCTGCTGTAATCAGTCTGGCGAGGACAACCGGGACGTGGCGCGCATGTCAGTTCTGCTGGCAGGGTTCCCTGTGGAGGTTGGCGGTGTCACCGTCAACCGGAACTGTTCATCGGGACTGGAGGCGGTGAATCAGGCGGCGAAGTCTATCATTGTGGGAGAGGGAGATGTCTTCGTCGGGGCGGGTGTGGAAAGTATGAGCCGTGCACCATGGTCCATGCCGAAGCCCGAGCGGTGGCCTGCAATCGGCCAGCCGAAGATATACGATACGACAATCGGCTGGCGTTATCCGAATCCGAAGCTGGATGCTATGTATCCCATTATCAGTATGGGGGAGACGGCGGAGAATATCGCTGAGGAGATGAACATTACGCGGGAGGAACAGGACGCCTTCGCTCTGGAGAGTCAGCGTCGTGCAGTGGCGGCAATCAATGACGGCAGATTTGAGGACGAGATCATTCCAATTTCCGTGCCTCAGCGGAAGAGCGACCCCGTTCTGGTGGACAGAGATGAACATCCCCGCTACCAGTCAGAGAACGGACGTTTCGTTCTCGATACTTCACTGGAAAAGCTGGCAAAACTGAAGCCGGTATTTCGCAAAGACGGGACGGTCACTGCGGGCAATTCCAGCGGAATCAATGACGGCGCGGCTGCTGTTTTGCTCATGAGTGGTGAGAAGGCGAAGGAGCTCGGACTCAAGCCGATGGCGCGGTGGCTCGGTTCGGCTGTGGCGGGGGTGGATCCCGGCGTCATGGGGTACGGTCCTGTGCCGGCCACCGATAAAGTTCTCGGCCGTCTCGGTCTGACTGTGGATGATATGGGGCTCATCGAGCTGAATGAAGCATTTGCGGCTCAGGCTGTGGGCGTCATGCGGCGGGCGGAGTTTGGGGAGGAGATTACCAATGTGAACGGCGGTGCTGTGGCCTTGGGGCACCCCATCGGCTGCTCAGGCGGCCGTATCCTGACTACGCTTCTCCACGAGATGGTGCGCCGCGGTTCCGGCGAAGAGAAGCCGTACTACGGACTGGCAACCCTCTGTGTCGGCGTGGGACAAGGGGTATCAACAGTTGTGGAGTGGATTGGTGAGTAG
- a CDS encoding YceI family protein gives MKQLCLCLIVVFLQWPAAQSHSYAITDNSTIIYHGHHPFRDWSGISHAASGSVAVLAGNPASSSCSVQVSLESFDSGSSSRDSNMLTYTEYYLYPDVVFESEKISVSGHTVTVQGQLSFHGVTRTVTVSAEVDTTEQFSASGMFSISLSDYAVERPSLFLLPISDKIDIEFDLKGVLNENE, from the coding sequence GTGAAGCAGCTCTGCCTCTGCCTGATCGTTGTCTTTCTTCAGTGGCCGGCGGCTCAGTCACACAGCTACGCCATCACAGATAACAGCACTATTATCTACCACGGACATCACCCGTTTCGCGACTGGAGCGGCATTTCGCACGCGGCGTCAGGCAGCGTTGCAGTATTAGCGGGAAATCCTGCTTCCTCAAGTTGCTCTGTTCAAGTCAGCCTGGAGAGTTTCGACAGCGGCAGCAGCAGCCGTGACTCCAACATGCTTACCTACACAGAATACTATCTTTATCCCGATGTGGTCTTCGAATCGGAGAAGATCTCTGTTTCAGGCCACACGGTAACAGTACAGGGGCAGCTCTCCTTTCACGGCGTGACCCGGACTGTCACCGTCTCAGCCGAAGTGGACACAACGGAACAGTTCAGTGCCTCTGGAATGTTCTCCATCTCCCTTTCCGATTACGCCGTAGAGCGGCCTTCTCTCTTTCTCCTTCCCATCAGTGACAAGATTGACATTGAATTTGATCTCAAGGGTGTCCTTAATGAGAATGAATAA
- a CDS encoding family 10 glycosylhydrolase has protein sequence MRTISLTITFLMVASQLWSQSRVLIVDDFISEFDWKELWVESFKTLGAECEVITVNETNAKRLSGADVVAWNCGNDTSGTLSADNRSALNEYLDSGGNLLVVSPGLPAEVFSSGDHSWLTSRLGCDYVMPNSLITWSSTYLNLPLEGNDRSILEGIRFDLTFGPKADVAADNLTHIHRTNDRATHLVRFSDLPGYLGVAHETPTYRTVLLTFPLESVRPTVVRRDILGRCLEWLKRPRFEGRGVWVVRNELNSPQNIDNVVNSAAKAGFNTLFVQVRGRGDAYYQSATEPCATSLTDQPKSFDPLQRFIERGHARGLEIHAWLNAGYVWNTDELPDDPKHIVRRRPDFVMVNRSGKSMLDYTTEEFQAQYSEGRFLSLAAPEVQDYLVGVYLEVVEKYDVDGIHFDFIRYPSRGVQVKYDLDYNPLVIAAFEKEYGFDPRDVKIGSVRFETWLEWQRQRIGHLVGRIREDVHTRRPGTRVSAAVLSRFHLGRHQALQDWIGWLRRREIDSVCLMSYGSDNDLVVQEGLLAQENRGKGTVWVGMGTRGDIEHIINRIAKVREVVAPEGIMFFPWGSFDEAELSALRSGPFVAPAKTPPLSSN, from the coding sequence ATGCGAACGATCAGTCTGACAATAACTTTCTTGATGGTGGCTTCGCAGCTGTGGTCGCAGTCTCGTGTGTTGATCGTGGATGATTTCATATCTGAGTTTGACTGGAAGGAACTTTGGGTAGAAAGTTTCAAGACTCTCGGGGCAGAATGTGAGGTGATTACGGTTAATGAGACGAACGCCAAGAGGCTTTCCGGCGCGGACGTTGTGGCATGGAATTGCGGCAACGATACGTCGGGCACGTTAAGCGCCGACAATCGCTCTGCACTGAACGAGTATCTCGATAGCGGCGGGAACTTGCTCGTCGTCTCGCCGGGACTCCCCGCGGAAGTGTTTAGCAGCGGTGACCACTCGTGGTTGACAAGCCGCCTGGGATGCGACTACGTTATGCCCAATTCCCTGATCACTTGGAGCAGCACGTATCTGAACCTTCCTCTAGAGGGAAATGATCGTTCGATTCTGGAGGGGATCAGGTTTGATTTGACGTTCGGCCCCAAGGCCGATGTCGCGGCTGATAATTTAACGCACATCCATCGAACTAACGACCGAGCAACTCATCTCGTTCGCTTTTCCGATCTGCCGGGCTATCTAGGGGTCGCTCATGAGACCCCAACCTATCGAACTGTGCTTCTGACGTTTCCCTTGGAGAGCGTACGGCCGACCGTTGTGCGCCGCGACATCTTGGGACGTTGCTTGGAATGGCTGAAGCGTCCCCGATTCGAGGGGCGCGGCGTTTGGGTCGTGCGCAATGAGCTCAATTCACCCCAAAATATCGACAACGTTGTGAATTCAGCGGCTAAGGCCGGCTTCAATACACTGTTTGTTCAGGTCCGAGGCCGCGGAGATGCTTATTACCAATCGGCCACCGAGCCGTGCGCGACCTCCCTTACTGATCAGCCAAAGTCGTTCGATCCTCTTCAACGTTTCATCGAACGCGGCCACGCTCGAGGGCTCGAAATACACGCGTGGCTCAATGCTGGATATGTCTGGAATACAGACGAATTGCCCGATGATCCGAAGCACATTGTTAGGCGAAGACCCGATTTTGTCATGGTCAATCGTTCCGGGAAGTCCATGCTTGATTACACGACCGAGGAGTTTCAAGCCCAGTACTCCGAAGGCCGATTTCTCTCGCTTGCCGCCCCTGAGGTTCAGGATTATCTCGTGGGTGTCTATCTTGAAGTCGTCGAGAAGTACGACGTGGACGGTATTCACTTCGATTTCATCCGCTATCCGTCGCGCGGCGTTCAGGTTAAATATGATCTGGATTACAACCCTCTCGTGATTGCGGCTTTTGAGAAGGAATACGGCTTTGATCCGCGCGATGTCAAGATCGGTTCGGTGCGCTTCGAAACGTGGCTGGAATGGCAACGCCAGCGAATTGGGCATCTTGTGGGACGTATTCGCGAAGACGTACACACCAGGCGCCCGGGAACCCGCGTCTCAGCAGCCGTCCTGTCGCGTTTTCATCTTGGTCGCCATCAGGCTTTGCAGGATTGGATTGGATGGCTCCGTCGCAGGGAAATTGACTCCGTGTGCCTCATGTCTTATGGCTCCGACAACGACCTTGTCGTGCAAGAAGGACTTCTAGCTCAAGAGAATCGTGGAAAGGGAACCGTCTGGGTCGGGATGGGAACGCGCGGTGACATTGAGCATATCATCAATCGTATCGCCAAGGTACGCGAGGTTGTGGCTCCCGAGGGAATCATGTTTTTCCCTTGGGGAAGCTTCGATGAGGCCGAACTCAGTGCGCTTCGAAGCGGACCCTTCGTCGCTCCGGCCAAGACTCCTCCACTCAGCTCCAACTAG
- a CDS encoding glycosyl hydrolase family 18 protein: protein MRAHVILLSMLIAATTPVLSQKKIEHLFYYYDHPDSYRSLVEHIDQISIVAPGAYSVDEDGVVWGSVDPRILKLAQAHHVGVMPLIANPGFDQEMLHKLLINDEARRRAINSLVGECKRYGYSGIQFDFENLNFNDRDAYSQFYTETAKALHKGGFLLSVAVVHRPEEYPGPTKYFKWMHTNWRAGYDLKALAQAGDFISVMTYSQHTRRTPPGPNAGLPWVQKNIEYFLRHVPSEKLSLGIPVASMHWYTIQDDELYHVNARSWSSSLAYNDALGMAERYDAEIVWLEDQGVPYTMFENGGLFEYIFFENAKTFERKLELVKKNRLRGFSVWVLGREDPAVWELLK from the coding sequence ATGAGAGCGCATGTCATATTGCTGTCTATGCTTATTGCCGCTACAACACCGGTCTTGTCCCAGAAGAAAATCGAACACCTGTTTTACTATTATGATCATCCAGACTCATACAGGAGCCTGGTTGAACATATTGACCAGATCAGCATCGTCGCACCAGGAGCATATAGTGTCGATGAAGATGGGGTCGTTTGGGGCAGTGTGGACCCGCGAATACTCAAGTTGGCTCAAGCCCACCATGTGGGTGTCATGCCGCTTATCGCCAACCCCGGGTTCGACCAGGAGATGCTGCACAAACTGCTTATCAACGATGAGGCTAGAAGACGGGCCATCAATTCGCTCGTGGGCGAATGCAAGCGGTACGGGTATTCAGGGATTCAATTTGATTTTGAAAACCTGAACTTTAACGACCGGGATGCTTACAGCCAGTTCTACACTGAGACGGCCAAAGCCCTGCACAAAGGAGGGTTTCTCCTCAGTGTAGCGGTGGTTCACAGACCCGAGGAGTACCCCGGCCCCACTAAATACTTCAAATGGATGCACACCAACTGGCGGGCGGGATACGATTTGAAAGCTCTGGCCCAGGCGGGAGATTTTATTTCGGTGATGACCTATTCCCAGCATACCCGTCGCACCCCGCCCGGACCTAATGCAGGCCTGCCCTGGGTACAGAAGAACATCGAATATTTTCTGAGGCACGTCCCCAGTGAAAAACTCTCGCTGGGCATTCCAGTGGCTTCCATGCATTGGTATACGATTCAGGATGATGAACTGTACCACGTGAATGCTAGGTCGTGGAGCTCGTCCCTGGCCTACAACGACGCGCTGGGAATGGCGGAGCGGTATGACGCGGAGATCGTATGGCTGGAGGATCAGGGTGTTCCCTATACAATGTTCGAGAATGGGGGACTGTTCGAGTATATCTTTTTTGAAAATGCAAAGACATTCGAACGGAAGCTGGAACTCGTAAAAAAGAATAGACTGAGAGGCTTTTCCGTGTGGGTATTAGGGAGGGAAGATCCCGCCGTATGGGAGCTGCTGAAGTAA